The following is a genomic window from Paenibacillus thiaminolyticus.
TGATCCGTTGAGGTTGGGCTGAACTCGGCAAGCTTCTCTTCGATTTGTTCTTGCGTTAAAAAGATCGTTGTTTTCACGCCGTTATCGTCATACGACTCCAGTTTCCCATCTTTCAATGAAAGAACGTTAACATTCCTGCCCTCCAATGAAAAATCAATTTCGGCGGAATTTTTTTCACGGGCCGACACGGATCCGTTATCTGCCGCAAATACCGGAGTAGCCATTAACATCACAATAACAAGCATTAAAGAAAACAGTTTGTTTACTTTCATGAGTTTATTCCTCCCCAATTTTTTTTTGCAAAAGCGACAATAACAATTAGCAAATCGGCCTTCAATCAATAAAGACAATTCACCTCCCATAAGCCGCTATTATCTTTTCGGGGGTATTCTTGGGTGTCCGCTTCGGCATTAGGCAGCCCTACTCAGATATGCATCAGAGCATGCAAGCGAGCGAATCTACGCTTATAACGATTTATCTCCAGCAAACTTGACGAAATAAATGATGCCGGACGAAAAGATTTTTGTAGAGAGCTTAAACAAAGCATAATTCCTTAAAATAGCGTATAATCTAATTCTGTGTGTAATTAACAAAATATGTCTATCAAGAAACTTAATACTTTCAAATAATCATTCTAAGAAAATTATGGTGTTGGAGGTACAAGCATGGAGCAATGGCTCACGTTTTTACGTGGCAATTTCCATCACCTAGACAAATCATCTCAAGAATTGATTTATCATTCTTTTCGGGAACTGATCTATCGTGACATATGCTTGCTGTTCAGGGATCATGCATTAGCCGAAGATGTTGTGCAAGAATCCTTCATAAAAATAGTTGAGCAAGCGCCAAAACTGAGAAATACTACAAATATGAAAGCTTGGATTAAGAAAGTGGCCCGGAATACAGCTTATGACTATTTGAAAAAAAATAAAAAATATCGTTATGTTTCGGACTTGCAGCTCGTTAAGGAAAGTGAATTCGTTGCCCCATCCATACAAGTTACGATACCCGAACAGGTGGAAGAACAAGTTCGTGACGAAATGCTCCATGAAGCTCTCAACCAGTTGAATATAAAATACCGGAATGTGTTATTTTTATTTTACGTCGAAGAAAAATCATACCGGGAAATTGCAGAAAAATTACAACTATCGGAACAAGCTCTCGGCCAAACATTAACAAGAGCGCGCAAGAAATTATTACATTACTTTTCAAGAAAATGGGTTGATTAAAATGAAGACCTGGCTCGACGGGATAGTGATGCAAAGAGCGGTAACGTATAAGGGCTTGCTCCAATAAAGATGGCAGAAATAGCTGCCAAGGGGGCTAGCGAGGGGACAACGCGGATATGCGATTGCGATTTATTGTCCGCAGTGTGTTAATGATGGCATTCAATACATTTATACAGCAGAACAGGCTAACGGCGCATTCGCACCGTTAGCCTGTGTCATGAGCGGGCTTATCAGGCTTGCCTTAAAGCTTTTTCCACACTTCCGCTTGGCCTGGCTCTTCGCCGGAGGTCCACCAGCGCGCCTCGTAGACAGCGCCTTTATGGGTTACCCGGTCGCCACCAAGGTAGGTCTTGCTTGCGTCCCAAGCCGGATATTGCGGGCTGTCGCCCAACGTTTTGACGGTCAGGGCCACAGATGGCTGTGATTTGTTGCCTGCCGTATCGACGGCTCTTATCGTGTATGTGTAGAAAGTATTCTCTGTTAATCCCGTATCGGTGTACGAGGTCTGTGCCGTCGTTCCGATCAGCGTGCCGTTGCGGTATACTTCGTACTGCTGAATTCCGTTCGGGCCTGAAGAAGGACTCCAAGTTAAGGAGATGCTCGTCTGCGTCTGTGAAGGCGAAGCTACGCCTGCTGGAACGGATGGCGTTACGCCACCGGAACCATTGTTCAGGTTGACGTCAATGACTTGATAGAACGCGTTGCCGGTATCGGCAACTTCCCATACGCCGAGGATAATATAATAGCCGCTGCGATCGGTTGGCACGCTGCATTGATGCGAGACGGATTTGTTCGGCCGTTGCCCGCCATCGTTATAGTAGCAGAATGGGTCCGGCTCAAGCTGGGCCCGGGTCAATGGCTGATTTGGATCCCAGTCTTTTTTCGTAATATAGTATTTCCATTCTTTCGTGGCATGCGGCGCTGTCAGATACCAAGTGAAGGTGTTGTTGCCGCCGTTCATATCGACTTTGTTCCAGCGGGTAGATGATTGTGCATCCAACTCCGGGAACACGCCGCCCCCGGCGATATGGCCGTCCGCCGGACCGCCGATCGGGAAGTTGCCCCTCGCTTCAATGCTTTGCGGCTCGTACTCCACGAGTCCGCAATTGGTGTTCTCCCCGAGCTTGCACTGATAGGCGCGGCTGTGCGGAGATTCGATATAGCCATGGGCGGACGCCTGCCCGGCGAATACCATCATGCAGAAGAAGGCGGCCAATACGGCGCCAAAAGCGACAAACATCGGGGATACTTTGGACGCTAGCGGATTCCAGACTCGCAACTGATTCATAACAATACCTCCTAAAAAGTTGAATTTGGACAAGTTCTACACAACGTCAGACCGCTGCTTTGGAAGAGATGACCACCTCCTTGATAGAATGAAACCGTTTTAAAATAAAGTTATCTCGTTTTAACTTTTCCGCGTAAAAAAGAAAAGTAACCGGTAAAAAAGGCTGAAATAGCGTCATTTACAACAAGAAAGCAGAAGTCAGGTCATGGATTGGAAGCTGGTGCTGCTAGCAGATTGTTGATTAATATGCTGGACTGGAGCTGTCGCATGTTGG
Proteins encoded in this region:
- a CDS encoding RNA polymerase sigma factor, with product MEQWLTFLRGNFHHLDKSSQELIYHSFRELIYRDICLLFRDHALAEDVVQESFIKIVEQAPKLRNTTNMKAWIKKVARNTAYDYLKKNKKYRYVSDLQLVKESEFVAPSIQVTIPEQVEEQVRDEMLHEALNQLNIKYRNVLFLFYVEEKSYREIAEKLQLSEQALGQTLTRARKKLLHYFSRKWVD
- a CDS encoding lytic polysaccharide monooxygenase; protein product: MNQLRVWNPLASKVSPMFVAFGAVLAAFFCMMVFAGQASAHGYIESPHSRAYQCKLGENTNCGLVEYEPQSIEARGNFPIGGPADGHIAGGGVFPELDAQSSTRWNKVDMNGGNNTFTWYLTAPHATKEWKYYITKKDWDPNQPLTRAQLEPDPFCYYNDGGQRPNKSVSHQCSVPTDRSGYYIILGVWEVADTGNAFYQVIDVNLNNGSGGVTPSVPAGVASPSQTQTSISLTWSPSSGPNGIQQYEVYRNGTLIGTTAQTSYTDTGLTENTFYTYTIRAVDTAGNKSQPSVALTVKTLGDSPQYPAWDASKTYLGGDRVTHKGAVYEARWWTSGEEPGQAEVWKKL